The Caballeronia sp. NK8 genome includes a window with the following:
- a CDS encoding NADP-dependent malic enzyme has product MTKQSETTSFRQAALDYHEFPTPGKLSITPTKQMINQRDLSLAYSPGVAFACEEIVENPLNAARFTARSNLVGVVTNGTAVLGLGNIGPLASKPVMEGKAVLFKKFAGIDVFDIELNESDPHKLVDVIAALEPTFGGINLEDIKAPDCFIVERECRKRMKIPVFHDDQHGTAIVVAAAIINGLKVVGKNIKEVKLVASGAGAAALACLDLLVDVGLPLENILVTDLVGVVYQGRTELMDPDKERFARDTSARTLAEVIEGADVFLGLSAGGVLKQDMVKQMAVKPLILALANPTPEILPELALEVRPDAILATGRADFPNQVNNVLVFPFLFRGALDAGATTVTREMEIAAVKALAELARQEQSDIVATAYGIRDLSFGPEYLIPKPFDPRLIVKLAPAVAQAAMDSGVAERPIEDMEAYKQHLQQFVYQSGTTMKPIFQLARGVEPEKKRIVFAEGEEERILRAVQIVVDEKLATPILIGRPSVIEQRIARYGLRLAAGQDYTVVNTDHDERYRDFWQEYYKMMSRKGITPQMAKLEMRRRTTLIGAMLVKQGEADGMICGIVSTTHRHLHFIDQVIGKKQGCNVYAAMNALVLPGRQIFLVDTHVNVDPTADELAEITIMAAEEVRRFGVEPKVALVSHSNFGTSNAPSAQKMRDTLAILRQRAPEIQVDGEMHGGLALDHKLRAEAMPDSTLEGDANLLVLPNIDAANISYNLLKAAAGNNVAIGSILLGAALPVHVLPPSATVRRIVNMTALLVADATAVLKEATR; this is encoded by the coding sequence ATGACAAAGCAATCTGAAACCACCAGCTTTCGGCAAGCCGCTCTCGACTACCATGAGTTTCCGACGCCCGGGAAGCTGTCGATTACTCCGACGAAGCAAATGATCAACCAGCGTGATCTCTCGCTGGCCTACTCCCCGGGTGTCGCCTTCGCATGTGAGGAAATCGTCGAAAACCCGCTCAATGCTGCGCGCTTCACGGCTCGCAGCAACCTCGTCGGCGTGGTCACGAACGGAACTGCGGTACTTGGGCTGGGTAACATTGGGCCGCTGGCATCGAAGCCGGTAATGGAAGGCAAAGCGGTGCTGTTCAAGAAGTTCGCGGGCATCGACGTGTTCGACATCGAGCTGAACGAGTCGGATCCACACAAGTTGGTGGACGTGATTGCTGCACTTGAGCCGACCTTTGGCGGGATCAATCTGGAAGACATCAAGGCGCCCGATTGCTTCATCGTCGAACGCGAATGCCGAAAACGCATGAAGATCCCGGTGTTCCACGACGACCAGCACGGTACGGCGATCGTCGTCGCTGCCGCGATCATCAACGGCCTGAAGGTCGTGGGCAAGAATATCAAGGAAGTGAAGCTGGTGGCGTCGGGTGCAGGTGCTGCGGCACTCGCGTGCCTCGATCTTCTCGTTGACGTTGGGCTGCCGCTTGAAAACATCTTGGTGACTGATCTTGTCGGTGTGGTCTACCAAGGCCGGACAGAACTCATGGATCCGGACAAGGAACGTTTTGCCCGCGATACCAGCGCGCGCACACTCGCTGAAGTGATCGAAGGCGCGGACGTCTTCCTTGGCTTGTCTGCCGGTGGAGTGCTCAAGCAAGACATGGTCAAACAGATGGCCGTGAAGCCGCTGATCCTGGCGCTCGCCAATCCGACCCCGGAAATCCTTCCGGAACTCGCGCTCGAGGTGCGTCCGGATGCAATCCTCGCGACGGGGCGGGCCGACTTTCCGAATCAGGTCAACAACGTCCTGGTGTTTCCATTCCTGTTCCGAGGCGCGCTTGACGCCGGCGCGACGACGGTGACGCGGGAAATGGAAATTGCAGCGGTCAAAGCACTGGCCGAACTGGCGCGGCAGGAACAGAGCGACATTGTCGCGACAGCGTACGGCATTCGCGATCTCTCCTTTGGCCCGGAATATCTCATTCCGAAACCATTCGATCCGCGCTTGATCGTCAAGCTCGCGCCTGCTGTTGCGCAAGCGGCCATGGATTCTGGCGTTGCCGAGCGTCCGATTGAGGACATGGAGGCCTATAAGCAACATTTGCAGCAGTTCGTGTATCAAAGCGGCACGACCATGAAGCCAATTTTTCAGCTCGCGCGTGGCGTGGAGCCTGAGAAGAAGCGAATCGTGTTTGCGGAAGGCGAGGAAGAGCGGATACTGCGCGCTGTTCAGATTGTCGTCGATGAGAAGCTTGCCACGCCCATCTTGATTGGCCGACCGAGCGTGATCGAGCAACGGATTGCACGCTACGGTCTGCGTCTGGCGGCGGGTCAGGACTATACGGTCGTGAACACCGATCACGACGAGCGTTACCGCGACTTCTGGCAAGAGTATTACAAGATGATGTCTCGCAAGGGCATCACGCCCCAGATGGCGAAGCTGGAAATGCGTCGCCGCACGACGCTGATCGGCGCGATGCTGGTGAAGCAGGGCGAGGCAGACGGTATGATCTGCGGCATAGTGAGCACGACGCACCGGCACTTACACTTCATCGATCAGGTGATCGGCAAGAAGCAAGGCTGCAACGTCTACGCAGCGATGAACGCGCTGGTGCTGCCGGGTCGGCAGATTTTCCTCGTCGATACGCACGTGAACGTCGATCCAACGGCCGACGAACTGGCCGAGATCACAATCATGGCGGCAGAAGAAGTACGCCGTTTTGGCGTCGAGCCGAAGGTCGCACTGGTTTCGCACTCGAACTTCGGCACGAGCAACGCGCCCTCAGCGCAGAAGATGCGCGATACGTTGGCAATTCTGCGACAGCGCGCGCCTGAAATACAGGTCGACGGAGAAATGCACGGCGGCTTGGCCCTTGATCACAAACTACGCGCCGAAGCAATGCCGGATTCGACGCTAGAGGGCGACGCGAACCTTTTGGTGCTGCCTAATATCGACGCGGCGAATATCTCGTACAACCTGCTTAAAGCGGCGGCGGGCAACAACGTCGCGATCGGCTCTATTCTGCTCGGTGCGGCGCTCCCCGTACATGTGCTCCCCCCTTCGGCGACGGTCCGTCGAATTGTCAATATGACGGCGTTGTTGGTGGCCGATGCGACAGCTGTGTTGAAGGAAGCGACTCGTTGA
- a CDS encoding Fis family transcriptional regulator has protein sequence MKFPIEQSIANEISLHYHLTLEVMRSGCGSEYHVGSMAQVVHTALLLRRFCGQGVRTGLFRDAKDAILRRHRLGFEKGDWLADGEAYAILAEILNLLDHQLAIVPLSELQIVNTRLSNGSRANYATSQEQPV, from the coding sequence ATGAAGTTTCCCATCGAGCAGTCCATCGCGAACGAAATCTCGCTGCACTATCACCTTACTTTGGAAGTCATGCGCAGCGGATGCGGGAGCGAGTATCACGTAGGAAGCATGGCTCAAGTTGTTCACACGGCCCTGCTCCTCCGTCGATTTTGCGGCCAAGGAGTGCGAACGGGGTTGTTTCGTGACGCGAAGGATGCCATTTTGCGTCGCCACCGATTGGGCTTCGAAAAGGGCGATTGGCTCGCCGATGGAGAAGCATATGCGATTCTTGCGGAGATCCTTAACCTACTTGACCATCAGCTCGCCATTGTCCCCCTCAGTGAATTGCAGATCGTGAATACGCGTTTGTCGAACGGGTCAAGAGCCAACTACGCAACAAGCCAGGAGCAGCCTGTCTGA
- a CDS encoding Lar family restriction alleviation protein produces the protein MTDELFPCDHCGGKWSFGFSQRLVGRPSAPERDFARLGSSLAPPMQDMEPRSPYDVPYEKVCCIFCEECGMQTPWIPIGNDRYAALDKAGEIWNARMQRPKATEGDLLQLVRKEISAVDAAYLIDLLSRNEDDWEKRGPIFQMLAKKIADSKITMSEFWPVDTVLRDAARYRKLQQLAKRIYIDGIASVQFPRIPATGGDEGNFENSVNEAVDDLPDRNRW, from the coding sequence ATGACTGACGAGCTTTTTCCCTGCGACCATTGCGGCGGAAAGTGGTCTTTCGGATTCTCCCAGCGATTAGTCGGCCGTCCGTCGGCTCCTGAGCGCGACTTCGCTCGCCTCGGCAGCAGCCTGGCGCCGCCCATGCAAGACATGGAACCGCGCTCACCGTACGACGTCCCCTACGAGAAGGTCTGCTGCATTTTCTGCGAAGAATGCGGGATGCAGACGCCTTGGATCCCGATCGGTAACGACCGCTATGCGGCACTGGATAAGGCTGGCGAGATTTGGAATGCGCGGATGCAGCGGCCGAAAGCCACCGAGGGAGATCTGCTCCAGCTCGTCAGGAAAGAAATCAGCGCAGTTGACGCTGCTTACCTAATTGATCTTCTCTCGAGGAACGAGGACGACTGGGAGAAACGCGGGCCCATTTTCCAGATGCTCGCAAAGAAAATCGCCGACAGCAAAATCACAATGAGCGAGTTTTGGCCAGTCGACACAGTCCTTCGCGATGCGGCGCGGTATCGAAAGCTCCAGCAGCTAGCGAAGCGCATATACATTGACGGAATCGCTTCGGTCCAGTTTCCCCGGATTCCCGCGACAGGCGGTGACGAAGGCAACTTTGAGAACAGCGTCAACGAGGCGGTCGATGACCTCCCCGACCGCAACCGCTGGTGA
- a CDS encoding SNF2-related protein yields the protein MQRDLFSFERDWYEPLRAIRSLGSQAPSVAHQGELAAARRQHLGQFFTPDAIAAFMWSFVSGWKLNRHIRILDNSVGSGRLLQYADPERHAVYGVDVHADVIQQCQKVFEEGGFNCEFRQAGMEDIHPTRFDIALINPPFSIHLESPHLQTLECTTWGRYGAHTSALSHDYAVHQALEAANIVVALLPITTAESMIAGEQGDRVKRRAAGLFELPADAFKLEGANVRTAVVVFDRYRDRPSDFVRALVDDLAKPGPDLGLHFEERSFGEARLRLQKLDDSVPFITRVVTGDKSVKVSHDGRRIRLSFACGFNEAMVLNAVLVKRIYSRDGHRLPRGFRYSGQGLLDMETYLVQDDPVAAFGQLLDRIRSVGGEPQLAPGFMEHFSRRMRRSVRQAIPLRHVAWTTGAGSRDQVSGIAKETHKVDATRWASPLIKAGDEVHFDRETDGRYRYALHGVGYHLSVDELNARFAVENVNEGWEVVHEGLCARFPDQAAALRSRVKALGVDQWLDWEFQVDDLIETLLKPTGCIVAWEQGCGKSRLALALILVSGVKHGLIVVESRLIEEMLKEIAQLPIAADHVKVIESAADLGDLRRINLISYERLRMPVDKAASAHVTYAHRLRRRIGLLVADEGERLANPTSDQSRALWQLSARRRFVLTGSPIPNYPRDAFGLIAFSGGDGTAAQPYGYRVGYLEQNWINSVEYAMRGVDRFRDDFVVLEWVTWQFAESLQDGAKREVPKIGDLHLYRAMLAPHIKRRLVAEPEVSRYIRIEPPQFEVETVDWDRGHLAAYLRAADEFADWYCSSRDDKKACNLVTILARIRAVHFAANYPQFGMEGVEYIGGLTSKQRAIVARMRAIAAEGKQAIVFAENPGVLDFLARELDAHGVQTVPFHGEIPIKRRVADKDKRFLGGLATGLMATKASGRAGYNLPNADYILFYDRSWTWRIEYQAMRRALRWNRKGVLKVVYFHLPGSIDEYQDQMVAHKRDATQAGLDWATPELDDETFLHMDSLLDRFVDDLALLSAETSGDMRKLLKEAA from the coding sequence ATGCAGAGAGATCTGTTTTCGTTTGAGCGGGACTGGTACGAGCCGTTGCGTGCGATCAGAAGTTTGGGATCGCAGGCACCGTCGGTCGCCCATCAGGGCGAGCTGGCAGCGGCACGGCGTCAGCACCTCGGCCAGTTCTTCACGCCGGACGCCATTGCGGCGTTCATGTGGAGCTTCGTCAGCGGCTGGAAGCTCAATCGGCATATCCGGATCCTGGATAACTCGGTCGGCTCCGGCCGGCTGCTTCAGTACGCAGACCCGGAACGCCATGCCGTGTACGGCGTCGACGTGCACGCCGATGTCATCCAGCAGTGCCAGAAGGTGTTCGAGGAGGGGGGATTTAATTGCGAGTTCCGGCAGGCTGGCATGGAGGACATCCATCCGACGCGCTTTGATATCGCACTGATCAATCCGCCGTTCTCGATCCATCTTGAGTCGCCGCACCTGCAGACGCTGGAATGCACGACGTGGGGCCGGTACGGCGCGCACACCAGCGCGTTGAGCCACGACTACGCCGTGCACCAGGCGCTTGAGGCGGCGAATATCGTCGTCGCGCTCCTGCCGATCACCACCGCCGAGTCGATGATCGCGGGCGAGCAGGGCGACCGCGTGAAGCGCCGCGCGGCTGGCCTGTTCGAACTTCCAGCGGACGCGTTCAAGCTGGAAGGCGCGAACGTGCGCACGGCCGTGGTGGTGTTCGACCGTTATCGCGATCGTCCCTCGGACTTCGTGCGTGCGTTGGTTGACGATCTGGCCAAGCCAGGCCCAGACCTCGGGCTGCACTTCGAGGAGCGATCCTTCGGGGAAGCTCGGCTGCGGCTGCAGAAGCTCGATGACAGCGTGCCGTTCATCACGCGTGTGGTCACGGGCGACAAGTCTGTCAAGGTCTCGCACGATGGCCGGCGCATTCGCTTGTCGTTCGCATGCGGCTTCAACGAAGCGATGGTGCTCAACGCGGTTCTCGTGAAGCGCATTTACTCGCGCGACGGCCACCGGCTGCCGCGTGGCTTCCGTTACTCCGGGCAAGGCTTGCTGGATATGGAAACGTATCTGGTGCAAGACGATCCGGTTGCGGCCTTTGGTCAGTTGCTTGATCGAATCCGCAGCGTCGGTGGCGAGCCGCAACTCGCGCCCGGCTTCATGGAGCACTTCAGCAGACGCATGCGTCGCAGCGTACGACAGGCGATACCGCTGCGGCACGTGGCGTGGACAACTGGCGCTGGATCGCGAGATCAGGTGTCGGGCATCGCGAAAGAGACCCACAAGGTCGATGCGACCCGCTGGGCCAGTCCGCTCATCAAGGCGGGCGACGAAGTCCACTTTGATCGTGAAACCGACGGGCGGTACCGATACGCGCTGCATGGCGTTGGGTATCACCTGTCGGTCGACGAGCTCAATGCGCGGTTCGCGGTCGAGAACGTCAACGAGGGATGGGAAGTGGTGCACGAAGGTCTGTGCGCGCGCTTTCCCGACCAAGCCGCGGCGCTGCGCTCGCGCGTGAAGGCGCTCGGCGTCGATCAGTGGCTCGATTGGGAGTTTCAGGTCGATGATCTGATCGAAACGCTGTTGAAGCCGACTGGATGCATCGTCGCGTGGGAGCAGGGGTGTGGCAAGTCCCGGCTCGCATTGGCGCTGATCCTCGTCTCGGGCGTAAAGCACGGCCTCATCGTTGTTGAGTCCCGGCTCATCGAGGAGATGTTGAAGGAGATTGCCCAGTTGCCGATCGCGGCCGATCACGTGAAAGTGATCGAGTCAGCGGCGGACCTCGGCGATCTGCGGCGCATCAATCTCATCTCGTATGAGCGCCTGCGTATGCCGGTGGACAAAGCCGCATCTGCGCACGTGACGTATGCGCATCGACTGCGGCGTCGCATCGGCCTGCTGGTGGCCGACGAAGGCGAGCGCCTCGCCAATCCGACAAGTGATCAGAGCCGCGCGCTTTGGCAGCTTTCGGCTCGACGGCGTTTTGTCCTCACAGGCAGTCCGATTCCCAACTATCCAAGAGATGCGTTCGGTTTGATTGCGTTCTCCGGTGGCGATGGAACGGCGGCTCAGCCTTATGGCTATCGCGTGGGCTATCTCGAGCAGAACTGGATCAATTCGGTGGAATACGCGATGCGCGGCGTCGATCGATTCAGGGATGACTTCGTGGTGCTGGAGTGGGTGACGTGGCAGTTCGCGGAGAGCCTGCAGGATGGGGCGAAACGCGAGGTGCCGAAGATCGGCGACCTGCATCTCTACCGCGCGATGCTCGCGCCGCACATCAAGCGGCGGCTGGTCGCAGAGCCTGAGGTGTCGCGCTACATCCGGATCGAACCACCGCAGTTCGAGGTGGAGACGGTCGACTGGGATCGCGGGCATCTGGCCGCGTACCTGCGCGCTGCTGACGAGTTCGCCGATTGGTATTGCTCATCGCGCGATGACAAAAAGGCGTGCAACCTGGTGACGATCCTCGCTCGTATCCGTGCTGTTCACTTCGCTGCCAACTATCCGCAGTTCGGGATGGAGGGCGTGGAGTACATCGGCGGGCTGACAAGCAAGCAGCGCGCGATTGTGGCGCGCATGCGTGCGATCGCTGCGGAAGGCAAGCAAGCAATCGTGTTTGCCGAGAACCCCGGCGTGCTTGATTTTCTTGCGCGCGAGCTGGATGCGCATGGTGTTCAGACAGTCCCGTTTCATGGCGAGATCCCGATCAAGCGTCGCGTGGCCGATAAGGACAAGCGCTTCTTGGGCGGACTGGCAACCGGGCTGATGGCCACCAAGGCATCCGGCCGCGCCGGCTACAACCTGCCGAACGCTGACTACATCCTCTTCTATGACCGCTCGTGGACGTGGCGCATCGAGTATCAGGCGATGCGGCGCGCGCTGCGATGGAACCGGAAGGGCGTCTTGAAAGTCGTGTATTTCCATCTACCAGGAAGCATCGACGAGTATCAGGACCAAATGGTCGCGCACAAACGTGATGCGACGCAGGCGGGGCTGGACTGGGCGACGCCGGAACTGGACGACGAGACCTTCCTTCATATGGACTCCCTGCTAGATCGTTTCGTCGATGACCTCGCATTGCTGTCGGCGGAAACGTCCGGCGACATGCGCAAACTTTTGAAGGAGGCAGCGTAA
- a CDS encoding mandelate racemase/muconate lactonizing enzyme family protein, whose protein sequence is MRIVEIREKTVPISSPIRNAYIDFSKMTLSLVAVVTDVIRDGKPVIGYGFNSNGRYGQGKLMRERFIPRLLEADPASLVNDAGDNLDPHKIWATMFTNEKPGGHGERSVAIGTIDMAVWDAVAKIEGKPLFQLLADRYGNGTPDRKIFVYAAGGYYYPGQDHNKLKDEMRSYIDRGYTVVKKKIGGASLDEDLRRIDSILSVLGDGQKLAVDANGRFDLDTAIQYAKALSQYDLFWYEEPGDPLDYELQATLRNYYDKPMATGEDLFSMQDARNLIRYGGMRADRDWLQFDCALSYGLVEYLRTLDMLHEHGWSPKRCIPHGGHQMSLNIAAGLGLGGNESYPDLFQPYGGFPDGVKVENGYITMPDIPGIGFEGKADLFAEMQKLSS, encoded by the coding sequence GTGAGAATCGTTGAAATCCGCGAAAAGACCGTTCCTATCAGTTCCCCAATCCGCAATGCCTATATCGACTTCAGCAAGATGACGCTGAGTCTCGTCGCCGTCGTTACCGACGTGATTCGCGACGGCAAGCCGGTGATCGGATACGGCTTCAATTCGAACGGCCGCTATGGTCAAGGCAAGTTGATGCGCGAACGCTTTATCCCGCGTCTCCTGGAAGCAGATCCCGCTTCACTCGTGAACGATGCTGGTGACAATCTCGACCCCCACAAAATCTGGGCAACGATGTTCACCAACGAAAAGCCCGGCGGTCATGGCGAGCGTTCGGTGGCGATCGGCACGATCGACATGGCTGTCTGGGACGCCGTGGCGAAGATTGAAGGCAAGCCATTGTTCCAACTGCTCGCAGACCGATACGGCAACGGCACGCCCGATCGCAAAATCTTCGTGTACGCAGCAGGCGGGTACTACTATCCGGGGCAAGATCACAATAAGCTCAAGGACGAAATGCGTAGCTACATCGACCGTGGCTATACGGTCGTGAAGAAGAAGATCGGCGGCGCATCGCTTGATGAAGACCTGCGTCGCATCGATTCGATTCTGAGCGTGCTCGGCGACGGCCAGAAGCTCGCCGTGGATGCCAACGGTCGCTTCGATCTCGATACCGCAATTCAATACGCGAAAGCGCTCTCGCAATACGACCTGTTCTGGTACGAGGAACCCGGCGATCCGCTCGATTACGAACTGCAAGCGACGCTGCGTAATTATTACGACAAGCCGATGGCAACCGGCGAAGACCTCTTCTCGATGCAGGATGCCCGCAACCTGATCCGCTACGGCGGCATGCGCGCCGACCGCGACTGGCTGCAATTCGATTGCGCACTGAGTTACGGCCTCGTCGAATACCTGCGCACGCTCGACATGCTGCACGAGCACGGCTGGTCGCCGAAGCGCTGCATTCCGCACGGCGGCCATCAAATGTCGCTGAACATCGCAGCAGGTCTCGGACTCGGCGGTAACGAATCGTATCCGGATCTGTTCCAGCCGTACGGCGGCTTCCCCGACGGCGTCAAGGTTGAGAACGGCTATATCACCATGCCGGACATCCCCGGCATCGGCTTTGAAGGAAAGGCCGATCTCTTCGCCGAGATGCAAAAGCTGTCCTCATAA
- a CDS encoding DUF1173 family protein produces MQVSFDGLTVALEDVQDNPARYARQLERAKKSPGYAVCRCRERVAGKLLRLVVRRYGALFHLARWPDDGPNHNEISCPFYAAAPIKDGRTPDALSAIQQTPAGLNVKLDASLSIRTLERSIRAEGGSSLTTTARRAAPLLGFLQRVWLEANLHVWQGGFTRGWGQCNAQLVAALGDGKLNGKPIHEVLHVMRRHDESQAQSIVAEFNAFLDEITTTPQASQRRLVLGELRGVVASKYGFVVTLRQTKRTFFASTSVIESAAASFRSAWAMTGNASARVVILALVERTRDGNLRIIDLALQLCSSSFVPCDSSYEVEMANRLVAERRRFIKPLRLEAGDVMLPDFQLTDTRQPTAIEIYGMQGNEQYLARKKEKQALYARDAKPCVEWIPPADLASVRLPKPLT; encoded by the coding sequence GTGCAGGTGTCGTTTGACGGACTCACCGTCGCACTAGAAGACGTTCAAGACAACCCGGCGCGGTACGCACGCCAGCTCGAACGCGCAAAGAAGTCACCGGGTTACGCTGTATGCCGCTGCCGGGAGCGCGTCGCGGGCAAACTCCTGCGTCTCGTTGTGCGCCGCTATGGCGCGCTTTTTCATCTCGCAAGATGGCCTGACGACGGGCCAAACCACAACGAGATCTCATGTCCGTTCTATGCCGCAGCGCCCATCAAAGATGGAAGAACGCCCGACGCCCTCAGTGCGATCCAGCAAACGCCCGCAGGGCTGAACGTCAAGCTCGACGCCTCGCTATCTATTCGAACGCTCGAACGGTCGATACGCGCTGAAGGCGGCTCCTCGCTCACCACGACAGCTCGCCGCGCCGCACCGCTCCTTGGGTTTCTGCAACGCGTTTGGCTCGAGGCCAATTTGCACGTCTGGCAAGGAGGTTTCACGCGCGGTTGGGGTCAGTGCAACGCACAGCTCGTGGCCGCTCTTGGCGATGGCAAGCTTAACGGTAAGCCCATCCACGAGGTCTTGCATGTCATGCGTCGACACGACGAAAGCCAAGCGCAATCAATAGTCGCCGAGTTCAATGCGTTTCTAGACGAGATCACGACCACACCCCAAGCTTCTCAACGCCGATTGGTGCTCGGCGAGCTCCGCGGCGTGGTGGCCTCGAAGTACGGCTTCGTCGTCACGCTGCGCCAGACGAAGCGCACATTCTTTGCCTCCACATCCGTCATCGAATCCGCCGCCGCGTCGTTCAGGTCCGCCTGGGCGATGACGGGTAACGCTAGCGCGCGCGTCGTGATTCTCGCCTTGGTCGAGCGGACAAGGGACGGAAATCTTCGGATCATCGACCTTGCGCTGCAACTGTGCAGCAGCAGTTTCGTTCCCTGCGATTCGAGCTATGAGGTGGAGATGGCAAACCGGCTCGTTGCCGAGCGCCGACGTTTCATCAAGCCTTTGAGGCTCGAGGCCGGCGACGTCATGCTGCCCGACTTTCAACTGACCGATACCCGACAGCCGACGGCGATCGAAATTTATGGGATGCAAGGCAATGAGCAATACCTTGCCCGCAAGAAAGAGAAACAGGCGCTGTACGCGCGCGACGCAAAGCCGTGCGTTGAGTGGATACCGCCGGCCGACCTCGCGTCAGTACGGCTTCCTAAACCGTTGACTTGA
- the dctA gene encoding C4-dicarboxylate transporter DctA, whose protein sequence is MLVSVRKTLSKLYVQVLIGIIAGILLGHFYPDIGSQLKPLGDLFIKLIRMLLAPIIFASVVVGIARMSDLHEAGRVGVKAVLYFEIASTVALVVGLVVVNVFKPGSGMNIDPAHIDSSAIATYKQAAKQHGTLDFLMSIVPNSIVGAFANGEILPIIFFSLLLAISLAKLGPRTAPFVDMLDMFLQGMFGIVRIVMYVAPIGAFGGMAFTIAKYGIGTLASFGQLMLCLYLTSIFFVVVVLGIVMRMCGLSLFKYLRYIKDEIFITLGTASTEAVLPQMLIKMEKMGCSRPVVGMVLPTGYTFNADGTAIYLTMAAMFIAQAMNVHLTIWDQLLVLGVLLLTSKGSAGVAGAGFVALAATLASMHKIPVEGLVLLLGVDRFLNEARAVTNLIGNGVATVVVARWEGALDMNVARAMLNRQGDTSIDALEPVVPLAAEPMTGNKPVVRPNAH, encoded by the coding sequence ATGCTGGTATCAGTCAGGAAAACGCTTTCCAAGCTCTATGTTCAAGTCCTTATCGGCATCATAGCGGGGATATTACTAGGGCATTTCTATCCCGATATTGGCTCGCAACTTAAGCCACTCGGCGACCTTTTCATCAAACTGATTCGGATGCTGCTGGCACCGATCATCTTCGCATCCGTTGTAGTCGGCATAGCCCGCATGAGTGATCTTCATGAGGCTGGCCGTGTCGGTGTGAAGGCGGTGCTTTATTTCGAAATCGCGTCGACTGTCGCGCTTGTGGTGGGTCTCGTGGTCGTGAACGTATTTAAGCCCGGCAGCGGCATGAACATCGATCCCGCGCACATAGACAGTTCTGCGATTGCAACCTATAAGCAAGCAGCAAAGCAGCATGGCACGCTCGACTTCCTGATGAGCATCGTTCCGAACAGTATCGTCGGCGCGTTTGCCAATGGCGAAATCTTGCCGATCATCTTCTTTTCGCTGTTACTTGCCATTTCTCTCGCCAAACTGGGCCCGCGTACGGCGCCTTTTGTCGACATGCTTGATATGTTCCTGCAAGGCATGTTTGGCATCGTTCGAATCGTAATGTATGTTGCACCAATCGGCGCCTTCGGCGGGATGGCCTTCACCATTGCCAAATACGGGATCGGTACCCTGGCTTCTTTTGGCCAACTGATGCTGTGCCTGTATCTGACATCGATCTTCTTCGTGGTGGTCGTGCTCGGCATTGTCATGCGTATGTGCGGCTTGTCGTTGTTCAAGTACCTGCGCTACATCAAGGATGAGATTTTCATCACCCTGGGCACGGCTTCGACAGAAGCAGTGTTGCCGCAAATGCTCATCAAGATGGAGAAGATGGGTTGCTCACGACCGGTCGTCGGAATGGTTTTGCCTACCGGCTATACCTTCAACGCTGACGGGACGGCGATCTACCTGACCATGGCGGCGATGTTCATCGCGCAGGCTATGAACGTGCATTTGACAATCTGGGACCAGTTGCTTGTGCTCGGCGTGCTCTTACTAACCTCAAAGGGTTCGGCTGGCGTGGCAGGCGCAGGATTCGTCGCGTTGGCTGCAACACTGGCGTCGATGCACAAGATTCCCGTTGAAGGTTTGGTGCTTCTGCTCGGCGTGGACCGTTTTCTTAACGAGGCCCGTGCAGTGACGAACCTTATCGGGAACGGGGTGGCAACGGTTGTGGTAGCTCGATGGGAAGGGGCGTTGGATATGAACGTCGCGCGAGCGATGCTCAATCGTCAAGGCGATACAAGCATCGATGCGTTGGAGCCGGTCGTACCGCTCGCAGCTGAGCCGATGACAGGCAACAAGCCAGTCGTGCGACCAAACGCCCATTAA